One Chromobacterium paludis genomic window carries:
- a CDS encoding DUF3820 family protein, translating into MQAEDLIALTTRAMPFGKHKGTLICELPGHYLNWFAREGFPPGEIGRLLQLMQELDHNGLTYLLDPIRKR; encoded by the coding sequence ATGCAAGCCGAAGACCTGATCGCCCTCACCACCCGCGCCATGCCTTTCGGCAAGCACAAGGGCACGCTGATTTGCGAGCTGCCGGGCCATTACCTGAACTGGTTCGCCCGCGAAGGCTTCCCGCCGGGCGAGATCGGCCGCTTGCTGCAATTGATGCAAGAACTGGACCACAACGGTCTGACTTATCTGCTGGACCCGATTAGAAAGCGTTAA
- a CDS encoding DUF4870 family protein encodes MELELLDENERKLNNLTLTVYILQAVSLLVGVTAIVGVIINYVKRDDVRGTLYESHFEWQIRTFWLALLGYVVGFATIWLLVGGVVLFAVWVWYIYRVVKGFLYFNDRKPMPAK; translated from the coding sequence ATGGAGCTGGAGCTGCTGGACGAGAACGAACGGAAGCTGAACAATCTGACGCTGACCGTCTATATCCTGCAGGCGGTGAGCCTGCTGGTGGGCGTGACCGCCATCGTCGGCGTGATCATCAATTACGTGAAGCGCGACGACGTGCGCGGCACCTTGTACGAGAGCCATTTCGAGTGGCAGATCCGCACCTTCTGGCTGGCGCTGCTGGGCTATGTCGTCGGCTTCGCCACGATCTGGCTGCTGGTGGGCGGCGTGGTGTTGTTCGCGGTGTGGGTGTGGTATATCTACCGCGTTGTCAAAGGCTTCCTGTATTTCAACGACCGCAAGCCCATGCCCGCCAAATGA